The proteins below are encoded in one region of Segatella copri:
- the ppdK gene encoding pyruvate, phosphate dikinase, whose translation MNEKRVYTFGNGKAEGNAQMREVLGGKGANLAEMNLIGVPVPPGFTITTDTCNEYYEVGEEKIKELLQDEVKAAVAHTEALMNSKFGSVENPLLVSVRSGARASMPGMMDTILNLGLNDEVAEGLVKKTGNPHFVYDSYRRFVQMYGDVVMGLKPVNKEDIDPFEAIIEKVKEEQGVTLDKDLSVESLKKLVELFKAAIKEQTGQDFPTNPIDQLWGAICAVFRSWMNERAILYRKMEGIPDEWGTAVSVMAMVFGNMGDTSATGVCFSRDAGNGENLFNGEYLINAQGEDVVAGIRTPQQITKIGSQRWAERAGISEEERAAKYPSMEEAMPELYKELDALQDKLEHHYHDMQDMEFTVQEGKLWFLQTRNGKRTGTAMVKIAMDLLHEGMIDEKTAILRCEPQKLDELLHPVFDKLALSKAKVITQGLPASPGAACGQIVFHADDAQEWHEDGKKVIMVRIETSPEDLAGMSAAEGILTARGGMTSHAAVVARGMGKCCVSGAGSINVDYKTKTVEIEGVVYKEGDYISLNGTTGQVYAGQIETKAAELSGDFKELMDLCDKYTKMEIRTNADTPHDAEVARAFGAKGIGLTRTEHMFFDDQKIVAMREMILADSVEGREKALAKLLPYQKADFYGILKAMDGCHVNIRLLDPPLHEFVPHDLAGQQTMAKEMGVSVEEIKKRVNSLAENNPMLGHRGCRLGITFPEITAMQTRAILGAACELKKEGYNPCPEIMVPLIGTVQELKQQKSIILATSKEVFAEYGVEVEFEIGTMIEIPRAALTAGQIAEEAQYFSFGTNDLTQMTFGYSRDDIASFLPAYMEKKILKVDPFQVLDQEGVGQLIKMAVENGRATRPNLRTGICGEHGGEPSSVKFCAKVGMNYASCSPFRVPIARLAAAQAAVEE comes from the coding sequence ATGAACGAAAAAAGAGTTTATACATTCGGAAACGGAAAAGCAGAAGGCAATGCCCAAATGCGAGAAGTACTTGGTGGTAAAGGCGCAAACCTTGCCGAAATGAACCTGATTGGTGTACCTGTTCCTCCAGGTTTCACCATTACAACAGACACTTGTAATGAATATTATGAAGTGGGTGAGGAAAAAATCAAAGAACTTCTTCAGGACGAAGTGAAGGCTGCTGTGGCTCATACTGAGGCATTGATGAACAGCAAGTTCGGTTCTGTAGAGAATCCACTCCTCGTATCAGTACGCTCAGGTGCTCGCGCATCTATGCCTGGTATGATGGATACCATCCTCAACCTCGGTTTGAATGACGAAGTAGCTGAGGGATTGGTCAAGAAGACCGGTAATCCTCATTTCGTATACGATTCATATCGCCGTTTCGTACAGATGTACGGTGACGTCGTTATGGGATTGAAGCCTGTAAACAAGGAAGATATCGACCCATTTGAGGCTATCATCGAAAAGGTGAAGGAAGAGCAGGGCGTTACTCTTGACAAGGACCTCTCTGTAGAGTCGCTCAAGAAGCTCGTTGAACTCTTCAAGGCTGCCATCAAGGAGCAGACCGGTCAGGATTTCCCTACCAACCCAATCGATCAGCTCTGGGGCGCTATCTGCGCTGTATTCCGTTCTTGGATGAACGAGCGTGCTATCCTCTACCGCAAGATGGAAGGTATTCCTGATGAGTGGGGTACTGCCGTATCTGTCATGGCGATGGTATTCGGTAACATGGGCGATACATCTGCTACAGGTGTTTGCTTCTCACGTGACGCTGGTAATGGTGAGAATCTCTTCAATGGTGAGTATCTTATCAATGCACAGGGTGAGGACGTGGTAGCCGGTATCCGTACTCCACAGCAGATTACAAAGATTGGTTCTCAGCGCTGGGCCGAGCGTGCCGGTATCTCTGAAGAGGAGCGTGCTGCCAAGTATCCTTCTATGGAAGAGGCTATGCCTGAACTCTATAAGGAACTCGATGCGCTGCAGGATAAGCTGGAGCACCACTATCACGATATGCAGGATATGGAGTTCACCGTACAGGAAGGCAAACTCTGGTTCCTCCAGACTCGTAATGGTAAGCGTACAGGTACAGCTATGGTGAAGATTGCCATGGATCTCCTCCACGAGGGTATGATTGATGAGAAGACTGCTATCCTGCGCTGTGAGCCTCAGAAGCTCGATGAGCTTTTGCATCCGGTATTCGATAAGCTGGCTCTCTCTAAGGCTAAGGTCATCACACAGGGTCTCCCTGCATCTCCAGGTGCTGCCTGCGGTCAGATTGTATTCCACGCTGACGATGCTCAGGAGTGGCATGAGGACGGCAAGAAGGTCATCATGGTTCGTATCGAAACATCTCCAGAAGACCTCGCTGGTATGTCGGCTGCCGAGGGTATCCTTACCGCTCGTGGTGGTATGACTTCTCACGCTGCCGTTGTAGCCCGTGGTATGGGTAAGTGCTGTGTATCTGGTGCTGGCTCTATCAACGTTGACTACAAGACTAAGACAGTTGAGATTGAGGGCGTAGTTTACAAGGAGGGTGATTACATCTCTCTGAACGGTACTACAGGTCAGGTTTACGCAGGACAGATTGAGACAAAGGCTGCAGAACTTTCAGGCGACTTCAAGGAGCTGATGGACCTCTGCGACAAATATACAAAGATGGAAATCCGTACCAATGCGGATACTCCACACGATGCTGAGGTAGCCCGTGCATTCGGTGCCAAGGGTATCGGTCTGACACGTACAGAGCACATGTTCTTCGATGATCAGAAGATTGTAGCTATGCGTGAGATGATTCTGGCAGACTCTGTTGAGGGTCGTGAGAAGGCACTTGCCAAGCTCCTCCCATATCAGAAGGCTGACTTCTATGGAATCCTCAAGGCAATGGATGGCTGCCACGTGAATATCCGCTTGCTCGACCCACCTCTCCACGAGTTCGTACCTCACGATTTGGCTGGTCAGCAGACCATGGCTAAGGAGATGGGCGTAAGCGTAGAGGAAATCAAGAAGCGTGTAAACTCTCTGGCAGAGAACAACCCTATGCTCGGTCATCGCGGTTGCCGTCTTGGTATCACATTCCCAGAGATTACAGCTATGCAGACCCGTGCCATCCTCGGTGCAGCCTGCGAGTTGAAGAAGGAGGGTTACAACCCATGTCCTGAAATCATGGTTCCGCTCATCGGTACCGTTCAGGAGCTTAAGCAGCAGAAGTCTATCATCCTCGCTACTTCTAAGGAGGTATTCGCTGAGTACGGCGTAGAGGTAGAATTTGAGATTGGTACTATGATTGAGATTCCTCGTGCTGCCCTTACAGCAGGTCAGATTGCAGAGGAGGCTCAGTACTTCTCATTCGGTACTAACGACTTGACACAGATGACTTTCGGTTATTCTCGTGATGACATCGCTTCCTTCCTCCCTGCCTACATGGAGAAGAAGATCTTGAAGGTTGACCCATTCCAGGTTCTCGACCAGGAGGGTGTTGGTCAACTCATCAAGATGGCAGTAGAGAATGGTCGTGCTACCCGTCCTAACCTCCGCACAGGTATCTGCGGTGAGCATGGTGGCGAGCCATCATCTGTTAAGTTCTGCGCTAAGGTCGGCATGAACTACGCATCTTGCTCTCCATTCCGCGTGCCTATCGCCAGACTTGCTGCGGCACAGGCTGCTGTAGAGGAGTAA
- a CDS encoding DUF3256 family protein, which produces MKKIKYILCACLMMASMGMEAKSMKDLLVSMPDSVVPYLNHNLRLEFTELQEMGVKAEVKNLLGETSVMDTLTADFAQLRTSKSATLQMKKLPSANGDSLLCVVKTFAGVEKESELYLFNQDWQEQDASRIFDGKSLQQLASGLVAKHDTMSEAKFEELKGKIELKIVSALLLQHENSLVVRLALPFLPADDKKAVNAIKVQRKFNWNGKIFKES; this is translated from the coding sequence ATGAAGAAGATAAAATATATATTATGTGCTTGCCTGATGATGGCAAGTATGGGCATGGAAGCCAAGTCGATGAAGGACTTGCTGGTTTCGATGCCCGATTCTGTTGTGCCTTATCTCAACCACAACCTACGGCTGGAATTTACTGAGCTACAGGAGATGGGAGTGAAGGCAGAAGTGAAGAATCTGTTAGGTGAAACGAGTGTGATGGATACGCTGACTGCTGATTTCGCTCAGTTGAGAACAAGCAAGAGCGCTACTTTGCAGATGAAGAAACTGCCATCGGCTAACGGCGATTCGCTGCTTTGCGTGGTGAAAACCTTTGCCGGAGTAGAGAAGGAGAGTGAACTCTATCTCTTTAATCAGGATTGGCAAGAGCAGGATGCCAGCAGGATTTTCGATGGGAAATCTTTGCAGCAACTGGCTTCCGGACTTGTTGCCAAACACGATACGATGAGCGAGGCTAAGTTTGAGGAACTCAAGGGGAAAATTGAACTCAAAATCGTGAGTGCTCTGCTCCTGCAACACGAAAACAGCCTCGTAGTGCGCTTGGCTTTACCTTTCCTGCCTGCTGACGATAAGAAGGCTGTAAATGCAATAAAAGTGCAAAGAAAATTTAATTGGAATGGTAAAATTTTTAAGGAGAGTTAA
- a CDS encoding chromate transporter: MLFLKLFLIFTKIGTFNFGGGYAMLSLIHNETVVKNHWLTNAEFTDIVAISQSTPGPIGINCATYVGYTACLHDGYPTWAACLGSVLASLSIMWLPFIIMILISRYLITHKDSKIVKDIFAGLRPAIIGLIAAAAVLLMNKENFGSPTDNPFVFGASIVLFLAAFYFTKFRKTNPILLLFICGIIGMVIF, translated from the coding sequence ATGCTATTTCTGAAATTATTTCTGATATTTACCAAGATTGGTACATTTAATTTTGGTGGCGGATATGCGATGCTTTCGCTCATCCATAACGAGACGGTAGTGAAGAACCATTGGCTTACCAATGCTGAGTTTACGGATATTGTGGCTATCAGCCAGTCTACACCGGGACCTATCGGCATCAACTGTGCCACCTACGTAGGTTATACCGCCTGCCTTCACGACGGCTATCCTACCTGGGCAGCCTGTCTGGGTTCGGTATTGGCTTCGCTCTCCATCATGTGGCTGCCTTTCATCATCATGATTCTCATCAGCCGCTATCTGATTACGCACAAGGATTCTAAAATCGTAAAGGATATCTTTGCGGGACTCCGCCCTGCCATCATCGGACTGATAGCTGCTGCCGCCGTTCTCCTGATGAATAAAGAGAACTTCGGATCACCAACCGACAATCCGTTTGTCTTCGGAGCAAGCATCGTGCTGTTTCTGGCTGCTTTCTACTTCACAAAATTCAGAAAGACCAACCCTATCCTGCTGCTTTTCATCTGCGGTATCATCGGAATGGTTATCTTCTAA
- a CDS encoding chromate transporter, translating to MLVKFFLTCNKIGAFTLGGGYAMIPIMEQEFVDKNKWMNKQEFMDIMVVAQTTPGIFAIDMASHIGYKLKGVWGGIVGAIGIALPSIIAILIIAMFFQHFKDNYWVGKFFMGVRPAVVALIAAPCFKMAKTANINRYNIWIPVVCCLLIAAFGISPIYIIIAAGVLGWLYGKVKK from the coding sequence ATGTTAGTAAAATTTTTCCTCACGTGCAATAAAATCGGGGCTTTCACGCTAGGTGGAGGCTACGCCATGATACCGATCATGGAACAGGAATTTGTAGACAAGAACAAGTGGATGAACAAACAGGAGTTCATGGATATCATGGTAGTGGCTCAGACCACTCCGGGCATCTTCGCCATCGACATGGCGAGTCATATCGGCTATAAGCTGAAGGGAGTCTGGGGAGGCATTGTGGGTGCCATTGGCATCGCCCTGCCTTCTATCATCGCCATTCTCATCATCGCCATGTTCTTCCAGCATTTCAAGGACAATTATTGGGTGGGTAAGTTCTTTATGGGTGTGCGCCCTGCCGTGGTAGCGCTTATTGCTGCGCCTTGCTTCAAGATGGCAAAGACGGCAAACATCAACCGCTACAACATCTGGATTCCCGTTGTCTGCTGTCTGCTGATTGCAGCTTTCGGCATCTCCCCTATCTACATCATCATCGCAGCCGGTGTGCTGGGATGGCTCTATGGAAAGGTAAAAAAGTAA
- a CDS encoding MFS transporter codes for MNLKVRLAVMNFLEFAVWGAYLTSMGNYLGKAGMGAEISWFYTIQGIVSIFMPTLMGIVADKYIQPQRLLGYCHLLAGAAMIGLFGMGQASQTPNEAMFIAVYTFSVAFYMPTLALSNTSAFSILKSNGLDTVKAFPPIRVFGTVGFILTMWIVNCATWDNGSFSFLLSENAHKFQYTHYQFLVSGVLSILLFLYCFSLPACPIVKKETKSWVETWGFDAFKLFKSREMAMFFIFSCMLGMSLQVTNGYATPFITSFKGDPAMLDTFAANNATLLVSISQVAEALCILLIPFFLKRYGIKVVMLIAMMAWVLRFGFFGLGNPAFPGVTFFILSCIVYGVAFDFFNVSGGLFVDQKCDVKVRASAQGLFMLMTNGLGASIGTILAGMVINHYCHWTDDGYLMGDWKTCWFIFAGYALVVAVAFAVLFRPKKEQK; via the coding sequence ATGAATCTGAAAGTACGCCTAGCAGTGATGAACTTCCTGGAGTTTGCAGTTTGGGGAGCTTATCTCACGTCTATGGGCAACTATCTCGGCAAGGCTGGGATGGGTGCCGAGATTTCCTGGTTCTATACCATCCAGGGAATCGTATCTATTTTTATGCCTACATTGATGGGTATTGTGGCAGATAAGTATATCCAGCCGCAACGTCTTTTGGGCTATTGTCACCTTTTGGCAGGAGCAGCTATGATAGGTCTGTTCGGTATGGGGCAGGCTAGTCAGACTCCTAATGAGGCAATGTTTATTGCCGTTTACACCTTCAGCGTGGCTTTCTATATGCCTACATTGGCATTGTCAAATACTTCGGCATTCAGTATATTGAAGAGCAACGGGCTCGACACCGTGAAGGCTTTTCCGCCAATCCGTGTGTTCGGAACCGTGGGCTTCATCCTCACGATGTGGATTGTGAACTGTGCTACCTGGGACAACGGTTCATTCTCGTTCCTGTTGAGCGAGAACGCCCATAAGTTCCAGTATACCCATTATCAGTTCCTGGTTTCGGGTGTGCTCAGCATTCTTCTCTTCCTCTATTGCTTCTCATTGCCAGCCTGTCCTATCGTGAAGAAAGAGACAAAGAGCTGGGTAGAGACATGGGGTTTCGATGCCTTCAAACTCTTCAAGAGCCGCGAGATGGCGATGTTCTTCATCTTCTCTTGCATGCTCGGTATGAGTCTGCAGGTAACCAATGGCTATGCCACTCCGTTCATTACCAGTTTCAAGGGCGATCCTGCCATGCTTGATACCTTTGCAGCTAACAATGCTACGCTCCTGGTATCCATCTCTCAGGTGGCCGAGGCGCTCTGCATCCTTCTCATTCCGTTCTTCCTGAAGCGTTATGGCATCAAGGTTGTGATGCTCATCGCCATGATGGCATGGGTTTTGCGATTCGGTTTCTTCGGATTGGGCAATCCTGCATTCCCGGGTGTTACCTTCTTCATTCTCTCATGCATCGTTTACGGTGTAGCCTTCGACTTCTTCAATGTGTCGGGCGGTCTGTTTGTAGACCAGAAATGTGATGTGAAGGTAAGAGCATCGGCTCAGGGACTGTTCATGCTGATGACCAACGGTCTGGGAGCATCTATCGGAACCATTCTCGCAGGTATGGTCATCAACCATTACTGCCACTGGACAGATGATGGCTACCTGATGGGTGACTGGAAAACCTGCTGGTTCATCTTTGCTGGTTATGCGCTCGTGGTAGCTGTAGCCTTTGCTGTCCTTTTCCGTCCGAAGAAAGAACAGAAATAA
- a CDS encoding UvrB/UvrC motif-containing protein: protein MMLYKLKLAACFGIPEASGTCIISLVDESEKRALSIMTNEYVAEQLKACNSKTSDFKNDVVSVLWTLFDRQNVDDFYLEFDATPERGVYATLVNKITNERMSIKTDQAVLLSVAADIEMYTTELVIKEISTPFNKNDMSSASCAVPISALPDQMLEKALDCAINEEDYETASAIRDEIERRKGKKSE, encoded by the coding sequence ATGATGTTGTACAAACTTAAACTCGCTGCCTGCTTTGGCATTCCGGAAGCTTCCGGGACATGTATTATTAGTTTGGTAGACGAATCCGAAAAAAGAGCTTTGTCTATTATGACTAATGAATATGTAGCAGAGCAGCTGAAGGCATGTAATTCGAAAACTTCTGATTTTAAAAATGATGTGGTCTCTGTACTTTGGACACTATTTGACAGGCAAAATGTAGACGATTTCTATCTCGAATTCGATGCTACGCCAGAGAGGGGAGTATATGCTACTCTTGTGAATAAAATCACAAATGAACGTATGAGCATCAAGACTGACCAGGCTGTGTTGCTGTCTGTGGCTGCGGATATAGAAATGTATACAACAGAGCTGGTTATAAAGGAAATTTCTACTCCTTTTAATAAAAATGATATGAGTTCGGCTTCTTGTGCGGTACCTATTTCGGCTTTGCCAGACCAGATGCTCGAAAAAGCATTGGATTGTGCCATTAATGAAGAAGATTACGAAACTGCCTCAGCCATTCGCGATGAGATAGAGCGCCGCAAAGGCAAAAAAAGTGAATAA
- a CDS encoding 16S rRNA (uracil(1498)-N(3))-methyltransferase, which produces MKEVRFFYVPDAATQTELPQEEATHALRVLRIQTGDELFLMDGKGVFYRAEVSLATNKRCIYEVKEVMPQQPAWRGHIHLAIAPTKMMDRIEWMAEKATEIGFDEISFLNCKFSERKVIRIDRIDKIVVSAVKQSHKAWKPVVNELQNFKDFITTPRNGRKFICHCYEEIEKKDFFAEISKSCPADDSAGAAQEGTDDITVLVGPEGDFSIDEVRLALENGYESVSLGTSRLRTETAGLVAVNMCHLARAL; this is translated from the coding sequence ATGAAAGAAGTTAGATTTTTCTATGTGCCAGATGCGGCTACACAGACAGAACTGCCTCAGGAAGAGGCTACTCATGCACTCAGGGTTTTGCGTATCCAGACGGGGGACGAATTGTTCCTGATGGATGGCAAGGGGGTGTTCTACCGTGCAGAAGTTTCGCTGGCTACCAACAAACGGTGCATCTATGAGGTGAAGGAGGTTATGCCGCAGCAGCCTGCCTGGCGCGGACACATTCACCTGGCCATCGCCCCGACAAAGATGATGGACCGCATTGAATGGATGGCAGAGAAGGCTACGGAAATCGGCTTTGATGAAATCTCTTTCCTCAACTGCAAGTTCTCTGAACGCAAGGTCATCCGCATAGACCGCATAGACAAGATTGTGGTTTCTGCCGTCAAGCAGAGCCACAAGGCTTGGAAACCTGTGGTCAACGAACTGCAGAACTTTAAAGATTTTATTACTACTCCCCGCAATGGCAGAAAGTTTATCTGCCATTGTTATGAGGAGATAGAAAAGAAAGACTTTTTTGCCGAGATTTCCAAGTCATGTCCAGCTGATGATTCTGCCGGAGCAGCCCAGGAGGGTACTGATGACATCACCGTGCTGGTAGGACCTGAGGGCGATTTCTCTATCGATGAGGTGAGACTGGCCCTGGAAAACGGATATGAGAGTGTTTCGCTTGGCACCAGTCGCCTCCGTACGGAAACAGCAGGATTGGTGGCTGTCAACATGTGCCATCTGGCAAGAGCTTTATAA
- a CDS encoding DUF4836 family protein, with amino-acid sequence MKRLYKSLMFMCLAVVLGLLSSCSGTDYLNAIPKKSTALISVDMQQMASGKSDEDKAGMLKSLLHVEDASKCGIDISEKIFLFESADGNLGLCAKVSDEGDVEDWLASLAKQHIATEVKERKGFHFSVLKNSWLIGFSDQALLVMGPVVADAQAHLQQQMVKYLKADEDEGITASPMFERLETITSPMAMVAQAQALPEKFVAPFTLGTPKDTDPSQVVIAAEMDVKDGILQVKGETFSFNKEIDEALKKAAQTYRPIKGSYVKSMPADALAGIFMNVKGEQFLPMMQSNRSLQTLLMGINQAIDMDNIIRSVDGDMAIVMPSLTDNNMQMTMAAKLSHAKWLGDVDYWKTSCPAGAKIANWGKNAYFYTDGKTSFYFGVTDDKQFFSGSDQLMAQYAVKPSNHPIDAKIQKLIVGQKLAMVINLAKSSGSDGSGKDDAISTVTGLLTPVFGNLTSVVYTLKVKD; translated from the coding sequence ATGAAAAGATTGTATAAGAGTTTGATGTTCATGTGCTTGGCTGTCGTATTGGGATTGCTGAGCTCATGCTCGGGCACTGACTATCTCAATGCCATTCCAAAGAAAAGTACTGCGCTCATCTCTGTTGACATGCAGCAGATGGCATCCGGCAAAAGCGATGAAGACAAGGCGGGAATGCTAAAGTCTCTGCTGCACGTTGAGGATGCATCGAAGTGTGGCATCGACATCTCAGAGAAGATATTCCTCTTTGAGAGTGCTGATGGCAACCTCGGACTTTGTGCCAAGGTGAGCGATGAGGGCGATGTAGAAGACTGGCTTGCTTCGCTTGCCAAACAGCATATCGCTACAGAGGTGAAGGAGCGCAAAGGCTTTCATTTCTCTGTATTGAAAAATTCGTGGCTGATCGGCTTTTCTGATCAGGCACTCCTCGTTATGGGACCGGTTGTAGCCGATGCGCAGGCCCACCTCCAGCAGCAGATGGTGAAATATCTGAAGGCTGATGAGGACGAAGGTATTACCGCATCGCCTATGTTTGAACGTCTGGAAACCATCACTTCGCCTATGGCTATGGTGGCTCAGGCTCAGGCGCTGCCGGAGAAGTTCGTAGCTCCGTTTACCCTTGGTACTCCTAAAGATACCGACCCTTCGCAGGTAGTGATTGCTGCTGAGATGGACGTGAAAGACGGTATCCTGCAGGTGAAGGGAGAAACCTTCTCCTTTAATAAAGAAATAGATGAGGCCCTGAAGAAGGCGGCTCAAACCTATCGTCCGATTAAAGGCAGCTACGTTAAGTCGATGCCTGCTGATGCCCTGGCGGGTATCTTCATGAACGTAAAGGGCGAGCAGTTCCTGCCGATGATGCAGAGCAACCGCAGCCTTCAGACCCTCCTGATGGGTATCAACCAGGCTATCGACATGGATAATATCATCCGTAGTGTGGATGGAGATATGGCTATCGTGATGCCTTCGCTTACGGATAACAATATGCAGATGACGATGGCTGCTAAACTGTCGCATGCCAAGTGGTTGGGTGATGTTGATTATTGGAAAACTTCATGTCCGGCTGGTGCGAAGATAGCCAATTGGGGAAAGAATGCTTACTTCTATACCGACGGCAAGACCTCGTTCTATTTCGGTGTGACGGATGACAAGCAGTTCTTTAGCGGAAGCGACCAGCTGATGGCGCAATATGCCGTGAAACCAAGTAATCATCCGATAGATGCAAAGATTCAGAAACTCATCGTCGGTCAGAAACTGGCAATGGTCATCAATCTCGCCAAGAGTTCTGGTAGTGACGGCTCGGGCAAGGATGATGCCATCTCTACCGTAACCGGTCTTCTCACCCCAGTCTTCGGAAATCTTACTTCGGTGGTCTATACTTTAAAGGTAAAAGATTAA
- a CDS encoding ATP-binding cassette domain-containing protein, whose amino-acid sequence MEKIQLHSVLPQVFAQRNDLDSEIWKQDVTFEKGHLYLIEAESGSGKSTFCSYVLGYRHDYSGSVMFDNDVTANYKVKDWVEMRKRHISHLFQELRLFPELTALENVEIKNKITGFKTREQILKWFDMLGIADKVDAKIGRMSFGQQQRVAMMRALCQPFDFILADEPISHLDDNNSRIMADIMMTEAKEQGAGVIVTSIGKHMDLNYEHIFRL is encoded by the coding sequence GTGGAAAAGATTCAGCTTCATTCCGTTCTCCCACAGGTTTTTGCCCAGCGCAACGACCTGGATTCGGAGATATGGAAGCAGGATGTTACCTTCGAGAAAGGTCATCTTTATCTTATCGAGGCAGAGAGTGGCAGCGGAAAGAGTACTTTCTGCAGCTATGTGCTCGGCTATCGTCACGACTACAGCGGAAGCGTGATGTTCGACAATGATGTTACCGCCAACTATAAGGTGAAAGACTGGGTAGAGATGCGCAAGCGTCACATCAGCCATCTCTTTCAGGAACTCCGTCTCTTCCCTGAGCTTACTGCCCTGGAGAATGTAGAAATTAAGAACAAAATAACCGGATTCAAGACGCGTGAGCAGATTCTTAAATGGTTTGATATGCTCGGTATTGCTGATAAGGTAGATGCCAAAATCGGCAGAATGTCGTTCGGGCAGCAGCAGCGTGTGGCAATGATGCGTGCGCTCTGTCAGCCTTTCGACTTCATTCTGGCTGATGAGCCTATCAGTCACCTCGACGACAACAATTCGCGCATCATGGCAGATATCATGATGACCGAAGCGAAGGAGCAGGGGGCTGGCGTCATCGTAACCAGTATCGGTAAGCACATGGACTTAAACTATGAACATATATTTAGATTATGA
- a CDS encoding FtsX-like permease family protein, with protein sequence MNLVWKLLRQHISIPQFAGFAFANLFGMLIVLFGFQFYKDVLPVFTQQDSFMKADYLIMSKKIGMGNTISGRSNTFSGSEIDEIGDQKFVKKIGKFTSTEYKVDAQMGVNGVNVLNSELFFESVPDGFVDVPLKDWKYTPGTQEVPIILPRTYINMYNFGFAQSHSLPKISDGLMGMIDFNIQIQAGGKKEQFKGKVIGFSSRLNTILVPQAFMDWSNQEFAPNQKSDPNRLIVEVGNPGDENITKYLDDNGYEVETDKLDAEKTTYFLRMMVSMVMIIGLVISVLSFYILMLSIYLLVQKNSSKLENLLLIGYSPNNVAKPYQVLTIALNIVVLIIAWIILFFLRDYYMGFIETLFPDIDEGTMLPAIALGLLLFLIVSILNIVAIRRKVMSIWQRKE encoded by the coding sequence ATGAATTTGGTTTGGAAATTATTGCGTCAGCATATCAGCATACCTCAGTTTGCGGGCTTTGCCTTCGCCAATCTCTTCGGTATGCTCATCGTTCTTTTCGGCTTTCAGTTTTATAAAGACGTGCTGCCTGTCTTCACTCAGCAAGACAGTTTCATGAAAGCCGACTACCTCATCATGAGCAAGAAGATAGGTATGGGAAATACCATCAGCGGCCGTTCCAATACCTTCTCGGGTTCTGAAATCGATGAAATCGGTGACCAGAAGTTTGTAAAGAAGATAGGAAAATTCACCTCTACTGAATATAAGGTAGATGCCCAGATGGGTGTAAACGGCGTGAACGTTCTGAACAGCGAACTCTTCTTCGAGAGTGTGCCTGACGGTTTTGTTGATGTGCCGCTCAAGGACTGGAAATATACGCCGGGAACTCAGGAGGTGCCAATCATCCTCCCGCGTACCTATATTAATATGTATAACTTCGGTTTCGCCCAGAGTCATTCGCTTCCTAAAATCAGCGATGGACTGATGGGCATGATTGATTTCAATATCCAGATTCAGGCTGGTGGCAAGAAAGAGCAGTTCAAGGGAAAGGTAATCGGTTTCTCTTCGCGACTCAACACCATCCTCGTTCCTCAGGCATTCATGGACTGGAGTAACCAGGAATTTGCGCCAAACCAGAAGAGCGATCCTAACCGTCTCATCGTAGAGGTAGGTAACCCGGGAGACGAGAACATCACCAAATACCTGGATGATAACGGTTATGAAGTAGAGACAGATAAGCTGGATGCAGAGAAGACTACCTATTTCCTCCGCATGATGGTATCGATGGTGATGATTATCGGTTTGGTTATCTCTGTTTTGAGTTTCTATATTCTGATGCTCAGCATCTATCTGCTGGTTCAGAAGAATTCTTCTAAGTTAGAGAATCTTCTTCTGATAGGTTACAGTCCGAACAATGTAGCAAAGCCATATCAAGTGCTCACCATCGCGCTGAACATCGTGGTACTCATCATCGCGTGGATTATCCTCTTCTTCCTTCGCGATTACTACATGGGCTTCATCGAAACCCTCTTCCCTGATATCGACGAGGGCACCATGCTCCCAGCCATCGCCCTAGGTCTGCTCCTGTTCCTGATAGTTTCTATCCTGAACATCGTAGCCATCCGTCGCAAGGTGATGAGCATCTGGCAGCGAAAGGAGTAA